DNA sequence from the Eptesicus fuscus isolate TK198812 chromosome 7, DD_ASM_mEF_20220401, whole genome shotgun sequence genome:
attgcaagacaaaaaccatatgatcatatcaattgatgcagaaaaagcatttgacaaaatccaacaccattttttgataaaaactcttagaaaagtgggaatagagggctcatacctcaacatcacaAAAGCCTTAAATGACAAACCTACTGtgaacatcatactaaatgggcaaaactaaaaccatttccctaggaataggaacaagagagggatgaccgctttcaccactcttattcaatatagtactagaagtcctagccacagcaatcagacaagaagaagaaataaaaggcatcaaaattggaaagaaggaagtaaaactgtcattattcgttgatgacatgatattatacatagaaaaccctaaagactccataaaaaaaaaactacttgatttaatgaataaatttagcaatgtaacaggatacaaaattaacacccagaaatttatggcattttcatttaccaactagaggcccagcacccAAAAttgtgcacatgtagggtcccttggccttgcctgtgatcagggccatcttctgcctgcttGTCAGTTCCCAGTCTCACCCTGCCACAACCCATCCCAGTTCCCtgtggttccccattcgccatccaGCAATCGAAGCCTGCGGGccgggggtggaggagagggacagagagatggtCAATGCACCACATAGAGACTGATCAAGTGGTTGCTCTGTTGTTATGCCATTATGGTTgctagtttttattatataggataatgaacccacagaaagagatactaaaaaataatcccatttaccattgcaacaacaataaaaaattaagatacctaggaaaaacttaattaaggaggtaaaagacctgtactctgaaaactacaggatgttgaaaaaagagatagaggaagatataaacaagtggaagaatatatcatgttcattgattggaagaatcaacatcattaaaatgttcatactaccaaaagcaatctataaattcaatgcaatcaccattaaaataccaacggcatatttcacagacctagaacaaactctctaaaaatttatatggaataaaaaaagacctcaaatagctgcagcaacattgagggaaaagaacaaagttggagggatcaaaataccagatatcaagctatattacaaagccactgttctcaaaacatcttggtactggcacaagaacagacatatagatcaatggaacagaacagagaacccagaaattgacccaaaccattatgcccaattaatatttgacaaaggaggcaagagtcaagacagtctcttcaataaatggtgttgggaaaattggacagatacatgcaaaaaatgaaactagaccaccaacttaaaccatacttaaaaataaactcaaaatgggtaaaagactttaatgtaagatgggaaaccataaaaatcttagaagaatcataggcagcaaaacatcagacatatgttgtagcaatatctttactgatacagctcctagaatAATagaaactatggagaaaataaacaaatgggactacagcaaaataaaaagcttctgcacagcaaaagaaacaataaacaaaacaacaataaatcccacttcatgggagaacatatttgctaatgtgaCATCTGATATGGGTCTAATCTCCCAAATtaatagggaactcatacaacttaacaaaaggaagtttaacaatccaataaaaaaatgggcaatggacctaaatagatacttctcaaaAGCAGacaaacagaaggccaagaggcatatgaaaaaatgctcaaagtcaccaatcatccgagagatgaaaatcaaaacaacaatgaggtactaccacacacctgtcagaatggctattatcaacaaatcaacaaattacaagtgctggtaaggatgtggagaaaagggaaccctcatacagtgctgatgggaatgcagactggtgcagccactgtggaaaacagtatggagtttcctaaaaaaaaaaaaaaaaaaattaaattactccGATTTTATCCAGTAACcccatttctagaaatatatcccaagaaatcagaaacaccaatcataaagaatatatgcacccctatgttcatagcagcacaatttacaatagctaagatttggaaacagcctaagtgcctatcagtagatgagtgtattaaaaaacagtggtacatctgcacaatggaatactatcctctctaatagtaggtaaatatgcaaattgaccatacctccaacacacccacaaaccatgcccacaagccatgcccaccatccaatcagagtgagtatgcaaattaacccaaaccaagatggctacagccacagagagcaaggtttcctagataacagaggaagccaagctttctgcctgccctagccaggcctaagcctccactcaagctacaaagtttcaattatagaaggtaatatcatgtcatcaaggaaggtaaacaaattcaaacaaatggcggaagaatggagcttgagagtgcaggccagggttgtcgccggcaaaaggggaagcaaagcttttcgcacaccctggccgggcccacccgcttaaggaaacaaagtttcaattataaccccaacacaaatggctgccggccggcctcggagggagccccaggcttggctctgctccaggctacaaagtttcaattgtagaaggaaaataaattccagataccagagcctctgcttgggttgccagggggtgtggccggcctgcaaaccaccacaggcccctcgctcaggctgccccacaccccaagggaaccccacctgatctgggatgcccttcagggcaaaccaactggcccccacccctgtaccaggcctctatcctatctaataaaagagtaatatgcatattgaccatcactccaacacacaatatgtctgcccccatatggtcaaagatcctgcccccatgtggacacaagatggccagcaggagagggcagttgggaggcacccagcctgcaagggagggcagttgaaagggaccaagcctgcaagggagggtagttggaggtgatcaaccctgcaggagagggcagttaggggtgaccaggctggcagaggagggaggttgggggcaaacaggctgacagcagagtggttagggagtgatcaggctggcaggcagaagtggggcaatcaggaaggcaggcaggcaagcagttgggagccagcagtcctggattgtgagagggatgtccgactgcccatttaggcctgatcccactggacatcccttgaggggtaccatattggagagggtacaggctgggctgagggacaacccccccctccccgtgcacaaatttcgtgcatctatcctaatatataaaatgccaGGGGCCATAACGACCAAATCTACCAGATGGAAGACCACATagcaggctagggagctgagggagaggGACGAGCAGTCACTATGAGGGGACCCCTGCCTGGATTGGGGGTATGGCCAGCATTCAAACCACGGGCAGCCCCTagccctcaagcccccctgagtcctgacagcaaagtgtgtaggGCATCCTGCAGGAATTCTGCCATTCTGGCttcttttgcccaaagacaccctttgggatgaattcagagccataTATCACTTCCCACAAGAcaggaagaaccatgtaaaaggaatttgacaaaagctttccacatctctgtttattcttttgaaccCATAAAacgatcttaaaaaaaaaaagcattcaggccacctaagagagaatgcattttctggccagagcatgcaggattcttttgcccaacaaaAGGTTGAAGGAAGtagagagctggcacagtgggaatggccctggtgccctatgaggagaccgggggaatggggttgcagaaattccacaagcctcttgccaccttttCCTTcacaaaccacaccatccagatccaccaggactggaggcaactgggagttGCAGCCATggtttgggacatggtaagcaaatcctggggtgggggtggggggggggggaagctctgaaaacatctgcaattgattataagactggtatttatttaaaaagaaataaaagaacagctttattgagatataattaatatattgtaCATgacacctaaagtgtacaatgaactggttttttaaagtaaatttagagTGGTAccaccatcaccatgctcaatttttaaatattttcacgaCCCCATCCcttccaaaaaaaacttctacccactagaaccactttcctgatcatcttccccaaaatagattgtaTTTTAAgtgtgggtaaaggaaagttgaaggAAGTTAAAAttctgcacaaaggatattgcaTATTGcaaaatgacaaagcccaaagtgaagatcgtgtgttttctttaaaaaaaaatttttattgatttcagagagaaagggagagggagagagggagagaggaagagagagagagagagagagagagagagagagagagagagagagagagagacataaatgataagaatcactgatcagctgcctcccgcaggccccctactggggatcaagcccgcaacataggcatgtgcccctgaccagaataaaacctgggtcccttcagtccacaggctgatgctctctccattaagccaaaccggccagggccatgtgttttctttaagttctacATGGTTGTAATGGtacccaaatctatactaataaaagggtaatatgctaattagagtggatgtcttctggatgtccttccatacaaagccacagcggctgcgaagggctgcaaagggctgaggctcaggctggcagtgacagcagcagcggcataatgggggcagtgccttcccttgatccaccaggttgcctcctgcagagggaggccaggctgggggctgaggcagagatagttagaggtgatgaggctggcagtggggcaagttaggggtgatcaggctagcgggGGAGGAAAGTTAAGgttgatcaggtaggcaggggtCAAGGCAggggggatcaagccagcaggagggcaaggtaggggcgatcaggcccacAGGCAGAAGgtttagaggcaatcaggcaggcaggtgagcagttaggagccagaagtcccagattgtgagagggatgtctgactgccagttaggtctgatccctaaaccggcagttggacatccctcgaggggtcccagattggagacagtggaGGCTGGACTGAGGAACCCCAGTTTTGCAAgaacatgggtggacctggagagcattatgctaagcccgtggtcggcaaactgcggctcgagagccacatgcggctctttggccccttgagtgtagctcttccacaaaataccatggcctgggcaagtctattttgaagaagtggcgttagaagttttaaaaatttggctctcaaaagaaatttcaatcgttgtactgttgatatttggctctgttgactgagtttgccaaccactgtgctaagtgaaataagccagtctgagaaagataaatatcacatgatctactcatctgtggaatataatgaacaacataaaactgatgaacaaaaattgatccagagacatagaagcatcaaacagattgtcaaacctcagaaggaagggaaaagtgggtgggagaggtggggtaagagatcaaccaaaggacttgtatgcatgtacataagcataaccaatggacacagacagtaggggtaTGAGGGCCTGTGCTAGGGTGTGGGAacgggtgggagtgggtggggagaggtcaatgggggaaaaaggagacatatgtaatactttcaacaataaaaaattaaagaaaattaaggaGAAACCTGAGTCaacaaagaatgaagaaaatattttgacataGAAATAGCATATGAAAAAGACTTGACATGAAAGCAGAGGACAATGTCGGTTCAAATTTTTGGAGTCTTAAGTGTAGTGGGATGGGAGAAATAGCTACAGATGATGAACTATGAGCTTCAATTTTTTTGGAGGAAATGTGGTAAAGAGTTTGTGTTCTTCCCATGTATAACTTTTCATATCATGAAAGATGTAATACCGTAATTACTTAATTACAGCTTTCCATATTCCTTTTGAAAACTGTTCGTTTTTAGTGACATTCTGTGTTGCCAATTCAGTATATGTGTCTACATCTGGCAGAGTTTTTGTAAtaccaaaatatttaaatttctcaaaataGTAATTATCTATTGTTTTACTATCTTTCCTTTAAGTTTATGGATTTTTTGAGGAAAGGGTATAACAGTTAAACGTTTTGGTTATTAGCAATTTGATATTGACAcaaatcttataatttttaagCTTTAGTACTTCAGATGTTTCCCCATCATTATGAGATTTATATCCCCTTCTgtgaaaaaacatttattgagtgcaagTTAaccattttgctttatttaacatagaaaaaaaaagaaagaattggttTTGTTTATCCCTGAGGGTATAGGGGAATAAGTTTTTGCTGGTTGGTTGACCCTTCTCTGTTTTTAGTGCTTAAAACAGTAGCTGTTTCAAAGACAGTAcccaatacatatttgttaagtgaatcaGTGAATAAATCATTTGAAAGTTTTGGATTGGATGAAACAATGGCCACTGTTACATACTCTCTTGCTGGAAAATGGAAATCTTTACTAACCtatgtatttctctttttatatttctaatttggaGATatacttctgttttattttattttggtattcCTAATTTGGAGGCAAAATCaggatttaattttaaagaaaataaactgataaacaaaacagatttcagagacattgaaacatgaAACAGAATCCCCTGtttgggggtggtggtgcaggatgagattaaacaaataatttatatacatatgtgcatagaCCATGGATGAACAATAGTGTGGAGGAGGCTTGGGGACCCTGGGGAGCGGGCggaagtggggtggagggggccaacggtggtgggggaaggggaattctgtaatagtttcaacaataaagataaagacGCTATTAATATGCCTGTGTATAGAAGGGTCTCAAAAGAAAGTTGTGAGGAAGATGGCACTAGATCAGGATGAATAAGTGTTTTGAATAAGTGAACCTGAGTATAGAATTTTTAAGTTCGCTATATAGGTATTTAGTGTATTTGGCTTCACATTCTCTTATTTCTTGAAAATATCACAATTCTTTTGACTGAGTTATTGAAGGCTTGTTTTACTTGCTTGTTTCTCAAGGTGTAAATGAAAGGATTGAGCAGTGGAGCAATGGATGTAGTGAGTACTGTCACACCCTTGTTAATAGCCACTGATTCCTTCGCTGATGGTTTGATATAGATGAAGATGCAGCTGCCATAGGTGATGGAGACCACAATCATGTGGGAAGAACAGGTGGAAAAGGCCTTTTTCCTTTGCTGAACAGAAGGGAATCTCAAAATTGTCTTGATGATATAAATGTAGGACAGTACTACACACATGAGTGTCATAAGAAGGGTCAGCACAGCACAAATCataacagtctgttccatgaacCAAGTATTTGAACAAGAAATTTTCAGGAGGGGAGCTGCATCACAGATAAAATGATCAATGACATTAGAATCGCAGAATTCCAGGTTTAGGCCTAGACTAAGTGGGGGGATTATAATGAACAGACCAGCTACCCAACAACAGAAGACAAGTCTTCTGCAGGCTGTGCTGCTCATGATGGTCACATAATGCaggggcttgcagatggccacgtAGCGGTCATAGGACATGGCCGCCAGGAGGAAAAATTCAGTTACACCAAAGAGGTCAGTAAAAAACACTTGGCTGGCACAGGCATTGTAGGTAATGAGCTTGTCACCTGTTGCTATGTTATACAAGTATCTGGGAATGCAAGCAGATGTGAATGAGATCTCCAAGAAGGAGAAATTTTGTAGGAAATAATACATGGCTGTCTTAAGATGAGAATCCAGTAAGATGAGGGAGATGATAATCAGGTTCCCAGTTATGCTCAGCATGtaggtgagaaagaaaaagacaaaaatcagagTCTGCAGCTGAAGGTCATTTGTCAGGCCCAGCAGAATGAATGTTGTTATGGTACGGTTTCCCATAGCTGATTCTTGACTTCAGTTATATCTGCATGTAACATTGAGACATCttatagattatttaaaaagtatgaaatcTATCATATTCaggttttaaaaatccattatttaaacatatttacaaaAACGCATATTTACAATTTAAATGCTGCTTTGTAAAGGGCTGCTTTTCTTGCCTATGGGTCTGTCCTTAAATAGGAGCAGAATGTCTtgacattttgctttttaaaatattaatatatgtgAGATACCCTTTGTTCTCTATGAACTCTCTGTAGTCACTCTAAGTCTCTGTTCCAGTTCTACGATTAAagaaatttgttttccatttttgttttttacatacgTGTGTGTTTTTCTCCTGAACACCTCTAAACTCTATCATGCCTGagggcgcgcacacacacacacacacacacacacacacacacacacacacacacacattttttcagCTCTTCTCCTGACTGCTTCTCTCTATAGTTTCTCTGTCCCTAAGTAATCCTTTATAATTCACAGTGGTGCAAGATACAAACTATCTTAATGCACAACATATTTATACTTATGCACAGTATGCGTTTATACTTTTATGAAGTGCTCTGATAAATTTCAAAGATATTACTACAGATGGTATATTTCTCTTGACCATTTTATGTCTGTTAGtgttttcttcatctcttttcaCTACTCACCATActgatatttttctgtattttcatcAATTCCTATGTTTTGAAATATCATCTTTCAGGTGATTATTACTAAATCAGTATCTTTATTTTGTAATAGTCCTTCCTGATTTTCAGATGCTACCTGACATACCTATTTGAACATTACACATGGACGTCAAATCCATTGTCACAAATAAAACCGATgatcttctctttccctcttcctcctcttcttcttaatATGTTTCTTTCAATAAAAGTAATAGCTATATTTATGAAGCCCATTTTATGTGACAGGTATTTTAGTAAACATTTCTCACAGAACATATGTTCTGAATAACTTCTATACTTCCATTGGTTTTCaacttcctctttaaatcctCTGGAAAGTTTCCTACAGGTCTGGTAACTGTTAGCTGTAATCTTTGTCACTGGGTTTCCATGGAAAACAACGCTTGCTACTATTTTAACACATAAGAAGAAATACTAATTTGTGGGGATCATTAAATGTGTGTCATTTTCACATACAACTAACCCAGCCCCAGATATGTTATCAACTGTCCAATAAATGTTTCCAAATGAATTTATCTATGCATGTTTTCAAGACACCTATGAAgctattttactttctgtttggatttataaTTCAAAGCTCTTTGCTATTAATCTTGGGGCAcatagtgcaatatacagatgctgtatcatagaattgtacactcaaaacctatataattttattaaccaatgtcactccaataaaggttattttaaaaagagctcaTTTTGTCCTGAAACCTGAGGCTGTATAACCAGGATGTTcactttttaaatcttaaaaatgtgaaattttgattaaatgaattattggatttcaaaattttttttctatgttagAATCTGTTGctgaatgttttcttttgctttcaaaAAGGATCaacttttctgcttttgtttatcATCTTCAGCAGATGAAGATAAACTGTGTTCTCTGCTCTACCTACCAGCAAAATTCTGTTGATGCAATTTTTGCATGGAGAGCACCTATGTGGAAGACAATAAATCCAGAGGacatggtctttttttattctgagtTTGTGTTAATAACTTTTTAATAGATTATTTTAAGGCATTGGCAATTACATTAGCAGggactcaaatatttttattctaaaataagtCTTCAGGTTAGAATATCACTACAACAGTGAATTATGAAAAGCTTTCCTTGGAGACCCCAATTTATTTGTATGTAGACTCACTTTATTGTGAATACTAATGTGTTGCTCTACCGATGTGAGACAGGGTCAGCTCTGATTATCTAGTAGAGAATGCAGTTAAGGCCTCAGGGATACAGTACCAACGTAAGGAAGAAGAACTAAACTAGGCTAATGGTTTCCTGACAGAACACACCAAGGGAACAGGAGATACATTCAATGACTGTATTAGATCAACTGGAGATTGGAGAAATATTTCTGCTGGCATCTACTGtctttcttcccctctttctaatCTCTCAGGCATCATCTTCCTGAGTAATCTTTCAGCCCTGTCATTCTTTTGGGAGTCAAAGAATGACTATacaaatagatgaatatatatcttatttttaaatgtgaggtTGAtgatatagataatatatttctTGATAAATATCCAATTTtaatccttttatatttttttgtgtgcataAAAATCTCCAAGTAAATGGCAAAGAAACtgcattctaaaaaaataaaaacatgtatgcttcaccaatataaaaattatcatttacatttccaattttaaaacaaaaggtaAATTATGTTTTCCCAAGCATGATGAAACTCATGATAAAAACCACACAAAGGTAAGTATAAttataatgataaattttatctCACTTACTATTATGATTGTCAATCATAGTTTCTGCTGGTTGTTGAAGCACATGAAATCTTAAAACTCCTAAATTGAAAATGGTAGTCTGGTCACTTTTGCTTACAAATCCACTGTTATAGTCACAGAAGTTCTAAGATGCGTAGACCCCGCAGAAGAATCCATCTTTACCAATCACATGGATATCcttcttgtattattttaaacctactaaaaatataaaaattatcaaataacaataacaatctAAAATGAGAATTGTGTAATGTCAGAAATCTTCTCCATTTTTAGGAAAGTTGTTATTATGGGCTATTatgggctcagggctgggagcACATTTACTATATCTAGTTTGGCATTGTCTTTATTTGATAAAAATTcagctgaatgaataaacaaagagTCCCTGGTGACCCTAGAACAAAGCCACTAATGAATCCTCTGAGTAATAAAATAAGGGTAAAAAAGTATGTTAACTATGGCTTCTTCCGAGACAGTGTCCTTGGAGATTGGAGGATGCAGCAGCAAATAAAGGCCAGTAGGACAACCAAAGAATCTGGTTATAAAATGCAACTTCAGCTCCTTTTTGCTATTATGTAACATAAGCTGAGACATACCATATGGGAGTATCATAAAGACATCACACTTATCAATTACTGGTTTGTTATATGAATAACATTGCACTTGGGAAGTTTAACTAAGAGAcgaaaaaggaaatatatgtaaaatataaccCATAGTGCTTAATTATAGTAATCAAACATTCAGACTTTTCTCTTCAGATATATCAATATATCTATAGATactatttaaaaatgacaacacaaTTTGTATAACTGGACATATacattaatattattaaacttCTAGACATGTCACTGTATTTATGTTCAATATCTTGAAGTTCCATCTGATCTAAAATTCAATATACAATATACccatgttatttaaaattttccaccATACTATGgtaaattaatttatgacaaaggagccaaaataTACAATAAGGATAGacggtctcttcaataagtggtgttgggaaaactggattgCCACAGGCACAAAATGCAACATGTGAATATTCAAGCCTTCAGaaagaatgaaatcctgccattgtGACCACAAAGAtggaacttgagggcattatgctaagtaagataagtaagacacagagagaaagataaatacccaatattacttttatttttataatatcaagcttttaatttaataaatttagtaTTTCCATCACTAATAATTCCACTATACCCTCCTTTAGCTCCACATCCCCTGACAATCACCAcactttttttctaatcctctctgcctcccccctaCTGCTTTCTGCCTACTCTCTATTTATATTATGTAGAatataaacaaaaagtaaaagtaaaaaacagATAGTAGAAAATTTGTTTCCAGGAACAAGGGAGTGGGAGATATAGGGAGGAGTTGGTAAAATAGTACAATCCTTCAGCTGCAAGACAAAAGAATCTAATGTTTAATGTAATGACTATAGctgataacactgtattgtaaaattaaaatttgctaagacagtaaaattttaatgttatctATATAGTGATGGATGTATTAATTATGAAGATGGAAAGTGCCCTTTCATAATATATGCATTTAGCAAATCATTatgatgtacactttaaatattttataattttgtttttcaattatacctcagtaaagctgaaaagaataatttaaaataaaaaataaatgctcttGAAATGTTTATCACGGATTAACTAATGACTAAAACAAAGTCCTCTTTATGTCCAGCTTTTTGGAGAAGGTCATTGAGAGGATGTGACTGTCAATTGATGGTGAGCTGGTCTCCGGGCAATTGGAAGCTCCTCACCTGCTCCCCTGTCCTTGGAATAAGCATCCTGACCACTGTCTCAAGGACACAATTGAGAGAGCAAtgtgttgttgagaccatctgAATGGTACATGTGACTGAATGCAGTTAAGGCCTCTATATAAACATTTAAGGTTCTAGTGGGCAGGTGTGAGTATCTCCTCTTGTGGCCTCCCAAGACAAGCCTTGTACGTAAATTCCCTTGCTTATAAACTTGCTACCTACTCATCTGGAGTGGTGCACCTCTCTCTTAGGTTTCTCTTTTCCCTCCATGTATGGGGGTCTGTTTCAGATTTCATATTGGAAGCTCTCGAGGGTgcaaacaaataatattttacaatttaaaaactcatatattttggatattaatctcttGTCAGAGCTGTAGTTTGCAAATaccttctcccatttggttggttgccagTTTTGTTGGTGgtgtcttttgctgtgcataagctttttaaTTGGATGtggtcccattcatttatttttgcccttacttcccttgcctttggggtcaaattcataaaatcctatGAATAAGGTCCATAattttagtacctatgttttctcctattaagtcattgtttcaggtcttatagttaggtctttgatccattttgagttaatttttgtacatagGGACAAACAGTAATCTAGAaccattcttttgcatgtggttttCTAATTTTCCTAGCACCAATTATGGAagaagctttcttttctccattgtatgttttttgcTCCTTTGCTGAAAATTATATGCCTATatacatggatttatttctgggatctcagaaataaataaaacactggcACAATTACTAAATCCAAAATATTAAGGTGAATTCCTTGTTTCTGTTTGCTTTGtactgtttgttgttttattaaggCTTGGTTACATGTGAAgttattcttttgtttcttggaaatgcattatgttttcttattgagAAATGTAATCCCAATAAAGCTTCATTGTGAGGAAGGAAAGGATTAAAAGTGTAAAGATAAAGCTTAtggatttctgattttttttaaataaaaacttgatTCTTCCACATTAgcagttcctttattttttaaagaacaatgaTATTCTTTTGATGGAGTCATTGACAGCTTGTTTTACCTGCTTGTTTCTCAAGGTGTaaatgaaggggttcagcatAGGAGCGATGGAAGCCGTGAGAACTGCCACACCCTTATTAATAGCCACTGATTCCTTTGATGAAGGTTTAACATAGATAAAAATACAGCTTCCATAGGTGATGGAAATGACAA
Encoded proteins:
- the LOC103292389 gene encoding olfactory receptor 6C2-like translates to MGNRTITTFILLGLTNDLQLQTLIFVFFFLTYMLSITGNLIIISLILLDSHLKTAMYYFLQNFSFLEISFTSACIPRYLYNIATGDKLITYNACASQVFFTDLFGVTEFFLLAAMSYDRYVAICKPLHYVTIMSSTACRRLVFCCWVAGLFIIIPPLSLGLNLEFCDSNVIDHFICDAAPLLKISCSNTWFMEQTVMICAVLTLLMTLMCVVLSYIYIIKTILRFPSVQQRKKAFSTCSSHMIVVSITYGSCIFIYIKPSAKESVAINKGVTVLTTSIAPLLNPFIYTLRNKQVKQAFNNSVKRIVIFSRNKRM